Proteins co-encoded in one Cucurbita pepo subsp. pepo cultivar mu-cu-16 chromosome LG15, ASM280686v2, whole genome shotgun sequence genomic window:
- the LOC111811677 gene encoding OBERON-like protein produces the protein MVASSGSNIHHQPASKMIPTRQPSRPEGLQTSLALVSSDTRLSPDVPRSNSEQVHESPAESASSQETWPIGGVMGKKMENGKADNDFVEQSVVHRLSSSDKVSLRDIARDRIELIAEKMHRLPEDFLDNLKSGLRIILDGNGGAQQIDEIFILQKLVQRRTDLTAKTLVMAHRVQLEILVAINTGIQAFLHPNISLSQTTLVEVFLYKRCRNIACQNQLPADDCTCEICTGRNGFCNLCMCVICNKFDFEVNTCRWIGCDLCSHWSHTDCAIRDGKICVGSSVRIGTARTEMHFKCPACHRTSELLGWVRDVFQHCAPSWDQESLVKELDFVGRIFRASEDHGGRKLFSKCEELKEKMKSGVLESTAACRAILTFFRENETDAISSLENGEEGRLAAPQEACNRIAEVVQEVIKKMEIVANEKMRSWKKARMDVEAFNREVEDKAKEAAEIKLDRQRKKLQIEELEKIVRLKCAEADMFQLKANEAKREAERLQRIALAKTDKSEEEYASNYLKQRLNEAEAEKQYLLEKIKLQESSSGGADPSQMLLYSKIQDLLYSSSKPDSAK, from the exons ATGGTTGCCTCATCTGGTTCCAACATTCATCACCAGCCTGCATCAAAGATGATTCCCACACGTCAACCGTCACGGCCAGAGGGACTGCAGACATCTCTTGCGTTAGTTTCCTCAGATACTCGACTATCACCTGACGTACCGAGATCTAATTCTGAACAAGTTCATGAGTCTCCTGCTGAGAGCGCCAGTTCTCAGGAAACTTGGCCTATTGGTGGAGTAAtgggaaagaaaatggaaaatggaaaGGCAGATAACGACTTCGTGGAGCAGTCGGTCGTTCATCGTCTTTCTAGTTCTGATAAAGTCTCCCTTCGTGACATAGCACGAGACAGAATCGAGCTAATCGCAGAAAAGATGCATCGCTTACCAGAGGATTTTCTAGACAATTTGAAGAGTGGACTTCGAATTATTCTCGATGGAAATGGTGGCGCGCAACAGATAGAcgagatttttattttgcagAAGCTCGTTCAACGTAGAACCGATTTAACTGCAAAGACATTGGTTATGGCTCATAGGGTGCAGCTCGAAATTCTAGTTGCCATCAATACTGGAATTCAAGCGTTCTTGCATCCAAATATTAGCCTCTCTCAGACTACGCTCGTCGAGGTTTTTCTGTATAAGAGGTGTCGAAATATTGCTTGTCAAAACCAGCTTCCAGCTGATGACTGCACTTGTGAGATATGTACCGGTCGAAACGGTTTCTGCAATCTCTGTATGTGTGTAATATGCAACAAGTTCGATTTTGAAGTTAACACATGTCGATGGATCGGTTGTGACTTGTGTTCTCATTGGTCTCACACGGACTGTGCAATTCGTGATGGAAAGATCTGCGTGGGCTCTTCTGTAAGAATCGGGACAGCGCGAACCGAAATGCATTTCAAATGCCCAGCTTGCCATCGGACGTCTGAGCTACTTGGTTGGGTTAGAGACGTTTTTCAACATTGTGCACCTTCATGGGATCAGGAGTCTCTCGTTAAGGAGCTTGATTTTGTCGGTAGAATTTTTCGTGCAAGCGAGGACCATGGAGGGAGGAAACTTTTTTCGAAATGTGAAGAACtcaaagagaaaatgaagagtGGAGTTTTGGAGTCGACAGCAGCGTGCCGAGCAATATTGACTTTTTTTCGAG AGAACGAGACGGATGCTATAAGTAGTCTTGAAAACGGGGAAGAGGGAAGGTTAGCCGCTCCGCAGGAAGCGTGCAACCGAATTGCAGAAGTGGTGCAGGAGGTTATAAAAAAGATGGAAATTGTTGCTAATGAGAAGATGAGAAGCTGGAAAAAGGCTCGTATGGATGTCGAGGCCTTTAACCGCGAGGTTGAAGATAAGGCGAAGGAAGCAGCTGAGATAAAGCTCGACCGACAGAGAAAGAAGCTACAAATCGAAGAACTGGAGAAAATCGTTAGGCTTAAATGTGCAGAAGCTGATATGTTTCAACTTAAGGCGAACGAGGCGAAACGAGAGGCGGAGAGACTTCAGAGGATTGCTCTTGCAAAAACCGACAAGTCCGAGGAAGAATACGCTAGCAATTACCTGAAACAACGTCTGAACGAAGCCGAGGCCGAAAAACAGTACTTGCTCGAAAAGATTAAGCTACAAGAAAGTAGTAGTGGTGGAGCTGATCCATCCCAGATGCTTTTGTATTCTAAAATTCAAGATCTTCTCTACAGTTCCTCTAAGCCTGATTCAGCTAAATGA
- the LOC111776440 gene encoding uncharacterized protein LOC111776440 — protein sequence MDNMISKSYHGFVILLKILNSSHKDWQNSELTFFMPPDQELSQAAISPERIHDFVLNHSIPTALLLNNLLHFPNGSLVPSSIPNRMIRITNCRKMSVCVNDARIVTPNVCLNSSIRCHGISTTMTYDRTSFSDTSPVKQSSAETIAQRNEKKAEKYLQSTAKKMNRPLH from the coding sequence ATGGACAACATGATATCGAAATCTTACCACGGGTTTGTCATACTACTCAAGATCCTAAACAGCTCCCATAAAGACTGGCAAAATTCAGAGCTAACCTTCTTCATGCCCCCTGATCAGGAACTTTCTCAAGCTGCTATCTCCCCCGAACGAATACACGATTTCGTTCTAAACCATTCTATCCCCACTGCATTACTGCTCAACAATCTTCTACACTTCCCGAACGGCAGCCTGGTTCCATCAAGCATCCCGAATCGAATGATCAGGATAACCAACTGCAGAAAGATGAGCGTGTGTGTGAACGATGCACGAATCGTCACCCCAAACGTGTGCTTAAACTCATCCATAAGATGTCATGGTATAAGCACGACTATGACATATGACCGAACTTCCTTTTCAGACACTTCACCTGTGAAGCAGAGTTCGGCCGAAACTATAGCTCAGCGAAACGAAAAGAAAGCGGAAAAGTACTTACAGTCGACAGCAAAGAAGATGAACCGTCCCCTGCACTGA
- the LOC111811689 gene encoding protein DGCR14-like, which yields MLLSPGRSPRHISSPSPSTVSENSIENPRSSSSITPRSSRKHPEVLDEDTYVEAIEKIIERDYFPDISKLRDRMDWLEAIKSGDPILIRDAQLKIMERRGQKVKRLNPDGKSRTPGSTFMRNFTPFDEFEGKTPKTPSVGGSGISGETEEGDCNGKVMDESLSLDEFFRQYTSEDNLSFSKILDKDNRKRKERYAYLTEGEKEDVKSIEDVKRDRITDGYGTSDQPPSTLEGWNYTAKNLLMYHPSDRGEAPLTDEERAVRLKSLTKEISRASTRFHGKLIDARPKDDGTVEVLYTPVAGTTPHPVMDRDGDRLKKYDLGDLRKTPNPFYIESGKKAENGYSFVRTPSPAPGVDESPFITWGEIEGTPLRLDPEETPIDIGGTIDGPRFNIPCPPARDQKAHSLSREAARKLREKSKMFQKPPLPSPVRGGSASPSVRRTLSPAAQKFVRNAIAKSSSSFDETLRASYRGGSPSSATPKSGRSLSRFARDGSFGSRSPSVKEDSNPAW from the coding sequence ATGCTTCTTTCTCCGGGTCGTTCTCCCCGGCATATCTCATCCCCTTCGCCGTCGACGGTTTCCGAGAATTCGATCGAGAATCCGCGGAGTTCGTCTTCGATTACGCCTCGGAGCTCTAGGAAACATCCTGAGGTTCTTGATGAGGATACTTATGTGGAAGCGATTGAGAAGATTATTGAGCGTGATTACTTTCCCGACATTTCGAAACTCAGAGATCGTATGGATTGGCTTGAAGCGATTAAAAGTGGAGATCCGATTCTAATTCGAGATGCGCAGTTGAAGATCATGGAGCGTCGTGGTCAGAAGGTTAAACGTTTGAATCCAGATGGTAAGTCCCGAACACCTGGTTCCACTTTTATGAGAAATTTTACTCCGTTTGATGAATTTGAGGGCAAAACACCGAAAACCCCCAGCGTTGGTGGAAGTGGAATTTCCGGTGAAACGGAGGAGGGTGATTGTAACGGCAAGGTGATGGATGAATCGCTGTCACTTGATGAGTTTTTTAGGCAATATACGAGCGAGgataatttaagtttttcaaaaatactggACAAAGATAATAGGAAGAGGAAGGAGAGATACGCGTATTTGACGGAGGGTGAGAAGGAGGATGTGAAATCAATTGAGGATGTAAAGAGAGATAGAATAACTGATGGTTATGGGACCTCCGATCAGCCACCGAGTACCTTGGAAGGATGGAACTACACTGCAAAAAATTTGTTGATGTATCATCCTTCCGATAGAGGTGAGGCTCCACTGACAGATGAAGAAAGGGCTGTTAGATTGAAGAGCTTAACCAAAGAAATTAGCCGAGCAAGCACTCGGTTCCATGGTAAATTGATCGATGCGAGACCAAAAGACGATGGTACAGTTGAAGTGCTCTATACCCCTGTGGCTGGAACTACCCCACATCCTGTGATGGATCGAGATGGGGATCGATTGAAGAAGTACGATTTGGGGGATTTGAGGAAAACCCCAAATCCATTTTATATAGAATCGGGGAAGAAGGCTGAGAATGGCTACAGTTTTGTCCGTACACCGTCCCCTGCCCCTGGTGTTGATGAATCTCCATTTATTACATGGGGTGAAATTGAAGGTACGCCCTTAAGACTAGATCCTGAGGAGACGCCTATCGACATCGGTGGTACTATTGATGGGCCACGATTTAATATTCCATGTCCACCTGCTCGAGATCAGAAGGCTCATTCACTCTCAAGGGAGGCTGCACGAAAGCTAAGGGAGAAATCAAAGATGTTTCAGAAGCCACCATTGCCATCACCTGTTAGAGGAGGAAGTGCTAGCCCAAGTGTTCGAAGGACGCTCTCTCCAGCCGCCCAGAAGTTTGTAAGGAATGCAATAGCCAAGTCGTCATCTTCATTTGATGAAACCCTCCGTGCCAGTTACCGAGGTGGAAGCCCGAGTTCTGCAACGCCTAAAAGTGGGAGGAGTTTGTCTAGGTTTGCTAGAGATGGGAGCTTTGGCTCAAGGTCACCTTCTGTTAAAGAAGATTCTAATCCTGCTTggtga
- the LOC111811663 gene encoding BTB/POZ domain-containing protein At5g48130-like — MEVISPKVRSVASSPFTSPNIGVLLKIKIISWSQETGLPVSVRIRVGDRIFNLHKHPLLSKSGYFQKRLNESTEYELPSDFPGGPETFELLALFIYGSSTLVDPFNVAALRCAAEFLEMTGNYCSSNLCERFDIYLNQVVFQSWDDTLIVLQKCQQLLPWSEDLLIVSRCIESLAFMACMEILDPERRRDQPVVTIDALASQVWSCEMVKEILCHDLWIKDLIGLPFEFFKRVVGSLRRQGMKEKYVNPIIVFYANKWILSEKTRQYWDGTDEKIDDEANEKVSFILQGLLDLLLPMGQRTSRVVPVGFYFALLSKSLEIGLKSNSLQKLLDQIASVLHFAQVEDFLLPKAGTDSISSSIELATMEKILESFVSSNMKMNHNPSGSNSIVAELWDEYLTYIAPDPKLGQKQFVELIDKVPALWRESHNHLYRAVNTFLQAQSQLSQEEKWAVCKYLNCQKLSQEVCIEAVQNELMPLRLIVQALFVQQLNTQQVFKECSSSFRFAHYGEFSGSLSSSRFPNSNSQNLRDSPYTDGADPRRTLSFLLHKDHVMQTPHESSRKEYESTSFRIMNLEQELISLKKSIQRQTLSKKTETISSSKAEGRTKLPDVESSRYSSKKRNSHEQVTGCIGSVNFSNERNYASRLFKIFRGIRLFGGRKQKRKPGFPALWRRSMYQINHRLDL; from the exons ATGGAAGTGATCAGCCCCAAAGTCAGATCAGTGGCCTCGAGTCCGTTCACTTCACCGAATATCGGGGTTTTGCTCAAGATCAAGATCATTTCATG GAGCCAAGAAACTGGTTTGCCTGTTTCTGTTCGGATTCGAGTTGGTGATAGGATTTTCAACCTACACAAG CATCCTCTCCTGTCAAAGAGTGGATACTTCCAGAAAAGGTTGAATGAATCGACCGAGTATGAGCTCCCATCGGACTTTCCCGGAGGACCCGAAACCTTTGAGTTACTAGCACTGTTTATCTATGGCTCGTCTACTCTTGTAGATCCTTTTAACGTAGCAGCCCTCCGTTGCGCTGCAGAGTTTCTTGAAATGACAGGTAATTATTGTTCCAGTAATCTATGTGAGCGGTTCGATATCTATTTGAATCAAGTGGTCTTCCAAAGCTGGGACGATACACTAATTGTACTCCAAAAGTGCCAACAATTGCTTCCCTGGTCTGAGGATCTGTTAATTGTAAGTCGTTGCATTGAATCGCTCGCCTTCATGGCTTGTATGGAGATCCTTGACCCCGAGAGAAGACGAGACCAACCAGTCGTAACTATAGATGCATTGGCAAGTCAGGTTTGGAGCTGTGAAATGGTAAAAGAAATCTTGTGCCATGATCTTTGGATCAAGGACCTTATAGGGCTACCATTTGAATTCTTCAAAAGAGTAGTGGGATCCCTGAGAAGACAAggtatgaaagaaaaatatgtgaACCCGATCATTGTCTTCTATGCGAACAAATGGATTCTTTCCGAAAAAACACGCCAATACTGGGACGGTACTGACGAGAAGATCGATGATGAAGCAAATGAAAaggtttcatttattttacaaggtcttcttgatcttcttctGCCTATGGGACAGAGGACCAGTAGAGTGGTTCCAGTAGGCTTTTACTTTGCCTTGCTTTCCAAATCACTTGAAATTGGCCTCAAAAGCAACAGCCTGCAAAAACTGCTAGACCAGATAGCATCAGTATTACATTTTGCACAAGTGGAAGACTTTCTCCTTCCAAAAGCCGGGACAGACTCGATATCTTCGAGCATCGAGTTAGCTACGATGGAGAAGATATTAGAGTCGTTTGTATCTTCGAACATGAAAATGAATCACAACCCTTCAGGCAGCAACTCAATTGTGGCAGAGTTGTGGGATGAATATCTGACCTACATAGCTCCTGATCCGAAACTTGGACAAAAACAATTTGTCGAACTCATCGATAAAGTGCCTGCGTTGTGGCGAGAGAGTCATAATCACCTTTATAGGGCAGTGAATACATTCCTGCAG GCACAGTCACAACTTTCCCAAGAGGAAAAATGGGCAGTCTGCAAGTACCTCAACTGCCAGAAGCTATCACAAGAGGTATGCATTGAGGCTGTGCAAAATGAGTTGATGCCGCTTCGTCTGATAGTCCAGGCGCTTTTCGTTCAGCAATTGAATACTCAACAGGTGTTCAAAGAGTGTTCGAGCTCATTTAGGTTTGCACATTATGGAGAGTTCTCCGGGAGCCTTTCAAGCTCTAGATTTCCGAACTCGAACAGCCAGAACCTACGTGACAGTCCTTATACAGATGGAGCTGATCCAAGGCGAACATTAAGTTTCTTGCTACACAAGGACCATGTGATGCAGACGCCGCATGAATCCTCAAGAAAGGAGTACGAGTCGACAAGTTTCCGAATCATGAATCTGGAACAAGAGCTGATTTCCTTGAAGAAGAGTATTCAGAGGCAGACATTatcaaagaaaacagagaCAATATCAAGCAGCAAAGcagaaggaagaacaaaactGCCTGATGTGGAAAGTAGTAGATACTCGAGCAAGAAACGAAACTCACATGAACAAGTGACGGGGTGCATCGGCTCAGTTAACTTTTCGAATGAACGAAACTATGCAAGTCGTCTGTTTAAGATCTTCAGAGGAATACGCCTATTTGGAGGTaggaaacagaaaagaaagccAGGATTTCCCGCCCTTTGGCGTCGATCGATGTATCAGATTAACCATCGACTGGATTTGTAA
- the LOC111811721 gene encoding cytochrome b561 and DOMON domain-containing protein At2g04850: MLRRHLLLLLLSSFVSVALSAHCTTVTATKTFQKCMNLPTQQASIAWTFHPHNATLDLVFFGNFISPSGWVGWGINPSSPGMTGARVLIAFSDPNSGQIITLPYILDPTVKLQRSPLLSRPLDIRLLSSSAALYGGKMATVHNGAAVQIYATLKLTPNKTKIHFIWNRGLYVQGYSPTIHPTTSDDLSSIATLDVASGTAASQSGGIETLRVIHGILNAVSWGLLLPIGAVTARYLRNVQALGPAWFYAHAGVQLAGFALGTIGFVIGIRLGELSPGVEYSLHRKLGIAVFTLGGLQTLALLFRPKTTNKFRKYWKSYHHFVGYACVVMGVVNVFQGFEAMAESGSYAKLAYCLGLSTLVGVCVALEVNSWVVFCRKSQEEKMRREGLIGVSEKESGSYS, translated from the coding sequence ATGCTCCGCCGTcatctcctccttctcctcctctcttCTTTTGTCTCCGTCGCACTCTCCGCCCATTGCACCACCGTCACAGCCACCAAAACATTCCAGAAATGTATGAATCTCCCAACCCAACAGGCCTCCATTGCTTGGACTTTTCACCCCCACAATGCTACTTTGGACCTTGTCTTCTTCGGTAATTTCATTTCTCCGTCCGGCTGGGTTGGCTGGGGAATCAACCCCTCTTCGCCGGGGATGACCGGAGCTCGTGTTCTCATCGCCTTCTCCGATCCAAACTCCGGCCAGATCATTACACTCCCTTACATTCTTGACCCGACTGTTAAGTTACAGAGAAGCCCTCTTCTCTCTCGCCCTCTCGACATCCGTCTTCTTTCCTCCTCCGCCGCTTTATACGGCGGCAAAATGGCCACTGTACATAACGGCGCCGCCGTCCAAATCTACGCCACTCTGAAACTCACcccaaacaaaaccaaaattcaTTTCATCTGGAACCGCGGCTTGTACGTCCAAGGCTACTCCCCAACCATCCATCCAACAACCTCCGACGACCTCTCATCAATCGCAACTCTCGACGTCGCCTCTGGCACCGCCGCAAGCCAGAGCGGTGGAATCGAGACACTTAGGGTTATCCACGGCATCCTAAACGCCGTATCCTGGGGACTCCTACTCCCAATCGGCGCCGTCACGGCTCGATACCTCCGTAACGTACAAGCCCTAGGTCCGGCGTGGTTCTACGCCCACGCCGGAGTCCAACTCGCGGGATTCGCGCTAGGAACAATCGGATTCGTGATTGGAATCCGATTAGGGGAGTTGTCGCCGGGAGTGGAGTATTCGCTACACAGGAAATTAGGGATTGCAGTTTTTACCCTAGGTGGATTACAGACATTAGCGCTGCTATTCAGACCAAAAACAACGAACAAATTCAGAAAATACTGGAAATCGTACCATCATTTTGTCGGATACGCGTGCGTGGTGATGGGAGTGGTGAACGTGTTCCAAGGATTCGAGGCGATGGCGGAGAGTGGATCGTACGCGAAATTGGCGTATTGCCTAGGGCTTTCGACGCTGGTAGGGGTTTGTGTAGCATTGGAGGTGAATTCATGGGTGGTTTTCTGCAGAAAATCGCAGGAGGAGAAGATGAGAAGAGAGGGACTGATCGGAGTTTCAGAGAAGGAAAGTGGAAGCTACAgctag
- the LOC111811812 gene encoding N-acetyltransferase 9-like protein, whose protein sequence is MKKNGVSLEGERVILVPYMEAHVPKYHEWMKDPALLQATGSEPLTLDQEYQMQLSWTQDPNKQTFIVLDKELVEGKFIHGHPGVEAMVGDVNLYMNDLDDSLLAEIEIMIAEPKSRGKGLGKESVLMMMGFAVKNLGIHIFRAKIGESNEGSLSLFKKLGFEETSYSEIFKEVTLELEVTKAKHEELLDMFGRIVTHD, encoded by the exons atgaagaaaaatggagTGAGTTTAGAAGGGGAAAGGGTAATTTTGGTGCCTTACATGGAAGCACACGTACCCAAGTATCACGAATGGATGAAAGACCCAGCTCTGCTTCAAGCCACAGGGTCCGAGCCCCTCACTCTTGATCAAGAATACCAGATGCAACTATCCTGGACCCAAGACCCAAATA agcAGACTTTCATTGTATTGGATAAGGAATTGGTCGAGGGAAAATTCATCCATGGACATCCTGGTGTTGAAG CCATGGTTGGTGATGTGAATCTTTACATGAATGATCTGGACGATTCCCTTTTAGCAGAGATTGAAATAATGATAGCTGAACCCAAGAG CCGTGGTAAAGGTCTTGGGAAAGAGTCCGTTCTGATGATGATGGGGTTTGCAGTCAAGAACCTCGGGATCCATATTTTCCGAGCCAAAATTGGAGAATCAAATGAAGGGTCTCTCAGTTTGTTCAAAAAATTG GGCTTTGAAGAGACTTCTTATAGTGAAATCTTCAAGGAG GTAACTCTGGAGTTAGAAGTAACAAAGGCCAAGCATGAGGAGCTGCTGGATATGTTTGGTAGAATAGTAACTCATGATTAG
- the LOC111776441 gene encoding cytochrome b561 and DOMON domain-containing protein At5g35735-like codes for MEMKLQSCFSVLIVLSLCLSVSAQSCRSYNGFANNQVFAACVDHPVLNSVLHWTYIESNNTLRIAFRRPSTTANQWIAWGINPQGLAMFGTQALVAHQNSTGGTHAYTSSLNPPGPTLQQSDLRYGVSELSATHVNDEMTLFATITLPAGMTTINQVWQEGPMAGGAPSAHALTNDNRASRNTLDLLTGSSTAAVDSVLKRRNTHGVLNAVSWGTLMPMGAIFARYLKVFKGADPAWFYLHVACQSSAYAVGVAGWATXSFQFQFS; via the exons ATGGAAATGAAGCTCCAAAGCTGCTTCTCTGTTTTGATCGTCTTGTCTTTGTGTCTCTCTGTTTCAGCTCAGAGTTGCAGAAGCTACAATGGGTTTGCCAATAATCAAGTGTTTGCAGCGTGTGTGGATCATCCTGTGCTCAACTCTGTCCTTCATTGGACTTATATTGAATCAAACAATACCTTGAGAATTGCCTTCAGACGCCCTTCCACCACTGCCAATCAATGGATTGCTTGGGGTATTAACCCTCAGGGCTTGGCCATGTTTGGGACTCAAGCGCTTGTTGCTCATCAGAACTCCACTGGTGGCACTCATGCTTACACTTCCAGTTTGAATCCCCCTGGTCCAACCCTGCAACAGAGCGATTTGAGATATGGGGTTTCTGAACTTTCAGCCACTCATGTCAACGACGAGATGACTCTTTTTGCAACTATTACGCTTCCTGCCGGTATGACCACCATCAATCAGGTATGGCAGGAAGGCCCTATGGCGGGTGGTGCTCCAAGCGCCCATGCGCTCACCAACGACAACAGAGCCTCAAGAAATACCCTCGATTTGCTTACTGGGTCTAGCACGGCGGCGGTGGATTCGGTTCTCAAGAGGAGAAAC ACTCATGGAGTTTTGAACGCCGTTAGTTGGGGTACTTTGATGCCGATGGGTGCCATTTTCGCTAGGTATTTGAAGGTTTTCAAAGGTGCAGATCCGGCCTGGTTTTACCTCCACGTCGCTTGCCAATCCTCCGCCTACGCCGTCGGTGTCGCCGGTTGGGCTACCGNTtcattccaattccaattttcTTAA